The following are encoded in a window of Halosolutus halophilus genomic DNA:
- a CDS encoding DUF7521 family protein, whose amino-acid sequence MSLHSSGATMAIALAVVKTLVLLVGGTITFFAYKAYRRTEQRALGLLAAGFGLVTLGFVLAGVLYELLDISLYLGILFESLLMLAGFLVIAYSLYVS is encoded by the coding sequence ATGAGCCTGCACAGCAGCGGAGCGACGATGGCGATCGCCCTCGCAGTCGTCAAGACGCTCGTGTTGCTCGTCGGCGGCACCATCACGTTTTTCGCGTACAAGGCCTACCGTCGCACGGAACAGCGGGCACTCGGGCTGCTCGCCGCCGGGTTCGGGCTCGTCACGCTCGGGTTCGTCCTCGCGGGCGTGCTGTACGAACTGCTGGACATTTCGCTGTACCTCGGGATTCTGTTCGAGAGTCTCCTGATGCTCGCCGGTTTCCTGGTGATCGCGTACTCGCTGTACGTGAGTTGA
- a CDS encoding CDGSH iron-sulfur domain-containing protein, which translates to MTRLVELDATGPRKLTTADIDDEKGDVAVCQCGLSESFPFCDGSHRRTTDEDDETYVYEDGERRVVDRVVTDEESE; encoded by the coding sequence ATGACGCGACTGGTCGAACTCGACGCGACAGGACCGCGGAAACTGACCACAGCGGACATCGACGACGAGAAGGGCGACGTCGCGGTCTGCCAGTGCGGGCTCTCCGAGTCGTTCCCGTTCTGTGACGGCAGCCACCGGCGGACGACCGACGAGGACGACGAGACGTACGTCTACGAGGACGGGGAGCGGCGGGTGGTCGATCGCGTCGTCACCGACGAGGAGTCCGAGTAA
- a CDS encoding heavy metal translocating P-type ATPase, whose translation MSYPNANDSRDELAGETDTPSGGAVPAGPDAADDGTCTLCSFPTPAEPHTAPDVDGTFCCQGCLEVHRTLDEVDDVSADAVRDRIDDGSTDSDDIDGEDAFLAVDGMHCATCEAFLETRATNTDGVRGAAASYATDTVRVTYDPDEIDPADLPEVVSGYGYDAHDRTESRDEEPRDAALVKFLVGGGMFGMMVMIWYALFLYPTYFGYEPIADFGSYDGYYVAANIWLMTSFVLFYTGYPILRGAYVSLRAGMPNMDLLIAVAAVGSYAYSTLAMGLGRTDLYFDVSVAIILAVTAGNYYEDRIKRRATGLLSDLTEQQVDEARRADGETVPRSEIEPGDRLLVRPGERIPLDGDVVKGEAAIDESLVTGESVPIEKGPGDAVRGGTVVTDAPVVVEVGEDAESTLDHLVSLLWSIQSARPGVQRLADKLATIFVPLVLAIATGVAAVLLATGSAPSTALLVGLTVVIVSCPCALGLATPLAIASGVQSAAKRRIVVAAESIFEDAPEVDVVVLDKTGTLTTGSMTVADVHVDADADAETVLARAGAVETLSEHPIGAAIAETAADGTDPVEADVNTFERDSRGVSAIVNADEDDDRVVVGHPDYLRERGLSVPGTLEPHVERARSNGDVPVVVGWDGRARGVIVVGDAPREEWREAVETLSAGREIVVLTGDEGAAADRFRDVDAVDEVFAGVPPEAKAETVRRLRSRGTVAMVGDGSNDAPALAAADVGIAMGSGTKLATEAADAVIVGDDLGAVAETFAVAAGTHRRIRQNLAWAFAYNAVAIPLAIAGLLNPLFAAVAMAGSSVIVVVNSSRSI comes from the coding sequence ATGAGCTACCCCAACGCCAACGACTCGCGAGACGAACTCGCCGGCGAGACCGACACGCCGAGCGGTGGCGCCGTCCCCGCCGGCCCCGACGCGGCCGACGACGGCACGTGTACTCTCTGTTCGTTCCCGACGCCGGCCGAACCCCACACCGCACCGGACGTCGACGGCACCTTCTGCTGTCAGGGGTGTCTCGAGGTCCACCGAACGCTCGACGAGGTCGACGACGTCTCGGCCGACGCCGTCCGCGATCGGATCGACGACGGGTCGACCGACTCGGACGACATCGACGGCGAGGACGCGTTCCTCGCGGTCGACGGGATGCACTGTGCGACCTGCGAGGCGTTTCTCGAGACCCGGGCGACGAACACCGATGGCGTGCGAGGTGCGGCGGCGAGTTACGCCACGGACACGGTACGGGTGACGTACGACCCGGACGAGATCGACCCCGCGGACCTCCCCGAGGTCGTCTCCGGCTACGGCTACGACGCCCACGATCGGACCGAGAGCCGTGACGAGGAGCCCCGCGACGCCGCGCTCGTGAAGTTCCTCGTCGGCGGCGGGATGTTCGGGATGATGGTGATGATCTGGTACGCGCTCTTTCTGTACCCGACCTACTTCGGCTACGAGCCGATCGCCGACTTCGGGAGCTACGACGGCTACTACGTGGCCGCGAACATCTGGCTCATGACGTCGTTCGTCCTCTTCTACACCGGCTACCCGATCCTCCGGGGCGCGTACGTGAGTCTCCGGGCCGGGATGCCGAACATGGACCTGCTGATCGCCGTCGCCGCCGTCGGCTCGTACGCCTACAGCACGCTCGCGATGGGGCTCGGCCGGACGGACCTGTACTTCGACGTCAGCGTCGCGATCATCCTCGCGGTCACCGCCGGCAACTACTACGAGGATCGTATCAAGCGCCGGGCGACCGGACTCCTCTCGGACCTGACCGAACAGCAGGTCGACGAGGCGCGTCGGGCGGACGGCGAGACCGTTCCGCGCTCCGAGATCGAGCCCGGAGACCGACTCCTCGTCCGCCCCGGCGAACGGATCCCCCTGGATGGCGACGTCGTCAAGGGCGAGGCGGCGATCGACGAATCGCTCGTCACCGGCGAGTCGGTACCGATCGAGAAGGGGCCCGGCGACGCGGTCCGTGGCGGGACCGTCGTCACCGACGCCCCGGTCGTCGTCGAAGTCGGCGAGGACGCCGAGAGCACCCTGGATCACCTCGTCTCCCTGCTGTGGTCGATCCAGAGCGCCCGCCCCGGCGTCCAGCGTCTCGCGGACAAACTCGCGACGATCTTCGTCCCGCTCGTGCTCGCCATCGCGACGGGCGTGGCCGCCGTCCTGCTCGCCACCGGCTCGGCACCCTCGACGGCGCTGCTCGTCGGCCTCACCGTCGTCATCGTCTCCTGTCCGTGCGCGCTCGGGCTCGCGACCCCGCTCGCGATCGCCTCGGGCGTCCAGTCGGCCGCGAAACGGCGGATCGTCGTCGCCGCGGAGTCGATCTTCGAGGACGCCCCCGAGGTCGACGTCGTCGTCCTCGACAAGACGGGGACGCTCACGACCGGGTCGATGACCGTCGCGGACGTCCACGTCGACGCGGACGCAGACGCCGAGACGGTCCTCGCCCGCGCCGGGGCGGTCGAAACCCTCTCCGAGCACCCGATCGGGGCCGCGATCGCCGAGACGGCCGCAGACGGAACGGATCCCGTCGAGGCCGACGTGAACACCTTCGAGCGTGATAGCCGCGGCGTCAGCGCGATCGTGAACGCGGACGAGGACGACGATCGCGTCGTCGTCGGCCACCCCGACTACCTCCGGGAGCGGGGCCTGTCCGTTCCCGGGACCCTCGAGCCCCACGTCGAGCGCGCCCGATCGAACGGCGACGTGCCGGTCGTCGTCGGCTGGGACGGTCGCGCCCGCGGCGTGATCGTCGTCGGCGACGCGCCCCGCGAGGAGTGGCGCGAGGCCGTCGAGACGCTCTCGGCCGGCCGAGAGATCGTCGTCCTCACGGGCGACGAGGGCGCGGCGGCCGATCGGTTCCGGGACGTCGACGCCGTCGACGAGGTCTTCGCCGGGGTCCCCCCAGAAGCGAAGGCGGAGACGGTCCGCCGACTCCGCTCCAGAGGGACCGTCGCGATGGTCGGCGACGGGAGCAACGACGCGCCCGCACTCGCGGCGGCGGACGTGGGAATCGCGATGGGCAGCGGGACGAAACTCGCGACCGAAGCCGCGGACGCGGTGATCGTCGGCGACGACCTCGGGGCCGTCGCGGAGACGTTCGCGGTCGCGGCCGGCACGCACCGACGGATTCGACAGAACCTCGCGTGGGCGTTCGCCTACAACGCGGTCGCGATCCCGCTGGCGATCGCGGGCCTGCTGAATCCGCTGTTCGCCGCCGTCGCGATGGCGGGCAGCAGCGTGATCGTCGTTGTGAACTCCTCGCGATCGATCTGA
- a CDS encoding sulfite exporter TauE/SafE family protein, translating into MTGHAAVVIGTLVATHDHAATGTAEHADLLVFLVVGLLAGAHCLGMCGPLVTTYADRMRKAKADGGRTGRTHEDTLTLFEVRQHGLFNLGRAASYGLLGGLFGLLGGLAFTSADTVAAVGDTVRGAMGILVGIAIIASGLYYLRGRAGVPHGLPVVGTVFGWLSGLLASRVDRLAGSPGIVGLGAVHGLLPCPIIYPAYLYAFALGDPLRGALSLAVLGIGTIPTLFLYGTILTSIGTANRVRLHRGLGAAFLLLGYLPLQHGLMLYGIHLPHPPVPFYQPL; encoded by the coding sequence ATGACCGGGCACGCGGCAGTCGTTATCGGGACGCTCGTTGCGACACACGATCACGCGGCGACCGGAACCGCCGAACACGCCGACCTGCTGGTGTTCCTGGTCGTCGGCCTGCTCGCAGGGGCCCACTGCCTGGGCATGTGCGGCCCGCTCGTGACGACCTACGCCGATCGGATGCGCAAGGCAAAGGCCGACGGCGGCCGAACCGGGAGAACGCACGAGGACACGCTGACGCTGTTCGAGGTCCGCCAGCACGGCCTCTTCAACCTCGGTCGGGCCGCGAGTTACGGGCTGCTCGGCGGCCTGTTCGGCCTGCTCGGCGGGCTGGCGTTTACGTCGGCAGACACCGTCGCGGCGGTCGGCGACACGGTCCGGGGGGCGATGGGCATCCTCGTCGGGATCGCGATCATCGCCAGCGGTCTCTACTACCTGCGGGGCCGGGCCGGCGTCCCGCACGGTCTGCCCGTCGTCGGCACCGTCTTCGGGTGGCTCTCGGGCCTGCTCGCGAGCCGCGTCGATCGACTCGCCGGGTCGCCCGGCATCGTCGGCCTCGGCGCGGTCCACGGGCTGTTGCCGTGTCCGATCATCTACCCCGCGTACCTCTACGCGTTCGCGCTCGGCGATCCGCTCCGGGGGGCACTCTCGCTGGCCGTCCTCGGGATCGGCACGATCCCGACGCTGTTCCTGTACGGCACGATCCTCACCTCGATCGGGACGGCGAACCGGGTTCGGCTCCACCGGGGACTCGGCGCGGCCTTCCTCCTGCTGGGCTACCTCCCGCTCCAGCACGGGCTGATGCTGTACGGCATCCACCTCCCGCACCCGCCAGTGCCGTTCTACCAGCCTCTCTAA
- a CDS encoding cytochrome-ba3 oxidase subunit, with product MVLEDLSPRTALVVGLLALLPVTWYGLGSSLSAGVVSGINVLIIVTALYVAFEPVPDTHHGHEPNDA from the coding sequence ATGGTACTCGAGGATCTCTCACCGCGGACCGCACTCGTCGTCGGATTGCTGGCGCTCTTGCCGGTCACGTGGTACGGGCTCGGGAGTTCCCTCTCGGCGGGCGTCGTCTCCGGCATCAACGTCCTCATCATCGTCACCGCACTCTACGTCGCGTTCGAACCCGTCCCCGACACCCACCACGGTCACGAACCGAACGACGCGTAA
- a CDS encoding cytochrome c oxidase subunit II: MNIHTYEKIWLVAALLLIVAFIGTITYGSVGLGIAMIDDSEETIDPSALSEDDRFSEPRVEQVGENEYEAYVVARTFMFQPDPIEIPAGSEVTFYVTSPDVIHGFSVVGTNVNTMVIPGEVSTMTAEFDEPEEYGIVCNEYCGSGHHTMEGQITVVPEDEFDLTELSVEAPDEVEPGNETEFEVTVENGQLEDLETTIALEIGNETFEEDVTVPGDDSETVTFTVDTADLGEGDHDWTVTVDDYEESGTLTVVDPDAENGDGGDTDE; encoded by the coding sequence ATGAACATACACACGTACGAGAAAATCTGGCTGGTCGCGGCACTGCTCCTGATCGTCGCGTTCATCGGGACGATCACCTACGGCTCGGTCGGACTCGGTATCGCGATGATCGACGACAGCGAGGAAACGATCGATCCGAGCGCGCTCAGCGAGGACGATCGGTTCAGCGAACCGCGCGTCGAGCAGGTCGGCGAGAACGAGTACGAGGCGTACGTCGTCGCCCGGACGTTCATGTTCCAGCCCGACCCGATCGAGATACCGGCCGGTAGCGAGGTGACCTTCTACGTGACGAGTCCGGACGTCATTCACGGCTTCAGCGTCGTCGGGACGAACGTCAACACGATGGTCATTCCCGGCGAGGTGTCGACGATGACGGCCGAATTCGACGAGCCCGAGGAGTACGGAATCGTCTGCAACGAGTACTGCGGCTCCGGACACCACACCATGGAAGGACAGATCACCGTCGTCCCCGAAGACGAGTTCGACCTGACCGAACTGTCGGTCGAGGCTCCCGACGAGGTCGAACCCGGGAACGAAACCGAGTTCGAGGTCACGGTCGAGAACGGCCAACTCGAGGACCTCGAGACCACGATCGCGCTCGAAATCGGTAACGAAACGTTCGAAGAGGACGTCACGGTCCCTGGCGACGACAGCGAGACGGTGACGTTCACGGTCGACACGGCCGACCTCGGCGAGGGCGACCACGACTGGACGGTCACCGTCGACGACTACGAGGAGAGCGGGACCCTGACCGTGGTCGATCCGGACGCCGAGAACGGCGACGGAGGTGACACCGATGAGTAA
- a CDS encoding b(o/a)3-type cytochrome-c oxidase subunit 1 yields the protein MSNAYIDDFPAEAKVVRATFYSSFLALAIGGLFGIIQTLHRTNVFRFIDSTDYYTVLTAHGVLLALTFTIFFLVGIFTWAVTTSLDRGVEDLRFTWGWYGLMVVGTVFAGIPIFAGFVDSIDMSASVLFTFYAPLQGHPLFYLGLVLFVVGSWLAGVDWFRSWWAWKQENPDERIPLPTFMALTTTLMWYLATLGVASAILLFLLPWSLGLIETVNPLLTRTLFWFFGHPVVYFWLMPAYMMWYIMLPKISGGKLFSDPLARVVFVLFLVLSVPTGIHHQYLDPGIAEGFKFIAMTNTMFLLLPSLLTAFTVVASMEHGARQRGGEGYLGWLTALPWRDPVFTGMALAGLMFAAAGFSGMINAGMNINYLVHNTFWVVGHFHLTVGTAVALTFMAATYWFLPQVTGKALWNRSVALAQVVIWFLGMTFMSNAMHRAGLLSIPRRTAEPQYEGVTFDAAVGSVGELNAQIALGGTLLFLSLVLFFTNVIGTAFNGRSDDLPANEYAETLSGPEDAPLVLDNLKLWTAIAIVLVIFAYTFPLMSIIQRGGLFGPDINPFPASVDSLTLLATAIEHSATGALASAGDLARSTLVGVIR from the coding sequence ATGAGTAACGCGTACATCGACGACTTCCCAGCGGAAGCGAAGGTCGTCCGGGCGACGTTCTACAGTTCCTTCCTCGCGCTCGCGATCGGGGGACTGTTCGGGATCATCCAGACGCTCCACCGGACCAACGTCTTCCGGTTCATCGACTCGACGGACTACTACACCGTCCTCACGGCCCACGGGGTGTTGCTCGCGCTCACGTTCACGATCTTCTTCCTCGTCGGGATCTTCACCTGGGCGGTGACGACCAGTCTCGATCGGGGCGTCGAGGACCTCCGGTTCACCTGGGGCTGGTACGGCCTGATGGTCGTCGGGACCGTGTTCGCCGGGATCCCGATCTTCGCCGGCTTCGTCGATTCGATCGACATGAGCGCCTCGGTGCTGTTCACGTTCTACGCGCCGCTGCAGGGCCACCCGCTGTTCTACCTCGGCCTCGTGCTGTTCGTGGTCGGGTCGTGGCTCGCGGGCGTCGACTGGTTCCGCTCGTGGTGGGCCTGGAAGCAGGAGAATCCCGACGAGCGGATCCCGCTGCCGACGTTCATGGCGCTGACGACGACGCTGATGTGGTATCTCGCCACGCTCGGCGTCGCTTCGGCGATCCTGCTGTTCCTGTTGCCGTGGTCGCTCGGCCTGATCGAGACAGTCAATCCGCTGCTGACCAGGACGCTGTTCTGGTTCTTCGGCCACCCGGTCGTCTACTTCTGGCTGATGCCGGCGTACATGATGTGGTACATCATGCTGCCGAAGATTTCAGGTGGAAAACTGTTCAGCGATCCGCTGGCCCGCGTCGTGTTCGTGCTGTTCCTGGTGCTGTCGGTGCCGACGGGCATCCACCACCAGTACCTCGATCCGGGGATCGCGGAGGGGTTCAAGTTCATCGCGATGACGAACACGATGTTCCTGCTGTTGCCGAGCCTGCTGACGGCGTTCACCGTCGTCGCCAGCATGGAACACGGCGCTCGCCAGCGCGGCGGCGAGGGCTATCTCGGCTGGCTGACCGCACTGCCGTGGCGCGATCCCGTCTTCACGGGGATGGCGCTCGCCGGCCTGATGTTCGCGGCCGCCGGCTTCTCCGGGATGATCAACGCCGGGATGAACATCAACTACCTCGTCCACAACACGTTCTGGGTCGTCGGTCACTTCCACCTCACCGTCGGCACCGCCGTCGCGCTGACGTTCATGGCCGCCACCTACTGGTTCCTCCCGCAGGTGACCGGCAAGGCGCTGTGGAACCGATCGGTCGCCCTCGCACAGGTCGTGATCTGGTTCCTCGGGATGACGTTCATGTCCAACGCGATGCACCGTGCCGGCCTGCTCAGCATACCGCGCCGGACTGCCGAACCGCAGTACGAGGGCGTGACCTTCGACGCCGCCGTCGGGAGCGTCGGCGAACTCAACGCCCAGATCGCGCTCGGCGGCACCCTGCTGTTCCTCTCGCTCGTGCTGTTCTTTACGAACGTGATCGGCACGGCGTTCAACGGCCGGAGCGACGATCTCCCGGCGAACGAGTACGCTGAAACGCTCTCGGGTCCCGAGGACGCCCCGCTCGTGCTCGACAACCTGAAACTCTGGACCGCGATCGCGATCGTGCTCGTGATCTTCGCGTACACGTTCCCCCTCATGAGCATCATCCAGCGCGGTGGGCTGTTCGGCCCCGACATCAACCCGTTCCCGGCCAGCGTCGACTCGCTGACGCTGCTCGCGACGGCGATCGAACACTCGGCCACGGGCGCGCTCGCGTCCGCCGGCGACCTCGCCCGCTCGACCCTCGTGGGGGTGATCCGATAG
- a CDS encoding CbaC protein — protein MRISKGALLVVLALLAPLLVELRTVLAWFDVELSVAQTALIGLVLVSVILVWAFLPEDENGESDDDTTARDLSNGD, from the coding sequence GTGCGCATCTCGAAAGGGGCACTGCTCGTCGTCCTCGCGCTGCTCGCCCCGCTCCTCGTCGAACTCCGGACGGTACTCGCCTGGTTCGACGTCGAACTGAGCGTGGCTCAGACGGCACTGATCGGCCTCGTCCTCGTGAGCGTGATCCTCGTCTGGGCGTTCCTGCCCGAAGACGAGAACGGCGAAAGCGACGACGACACAACGGCCCGCGACCTCTCGAACGGCGACTGA
- a CDS encoding DUF7091 family protein — translation MADRRRLERFLRSKLREAGEQYEELRTSTDAQLDEAREAYRVARNARELPSDEEGRAKIVCRRYAERRAATLDDEYRPACYEAGHPDCEGCAEDVRAGRIETW, via the coding sequence ATGGCGGATCGTCGCCGGCTCGAGCGGTTCCTGCGATCGAAACTTCGGGAAGCGGGCGAGCAGTACGAGGAGCTACGCACGTCGACCGACGCGCAACTCGACGAGGCCCGGGAGGCCTACCGGGTGGCGAGAAACGCCCGCGAGTTGCCGTCGGACGAGGAGGGACGGGCGAAGATCGTCTGTCGGCGCTACGCCGAACGGCGGGCGGCGACGCTGGACGACGAGTACCGGCCGGCCTGTTACGAGGCGGGCCACCCCGACTGCGAGGGGTGTGCTGAGGACGTGCGAGCGGGGCGAATCGAGACCTGGTAG